The uncultured Desulfuromonas sp. genome contains the following window.
GCCAGGTCATATACCGTTTGACATCGTCGGAATCCAGCAGGGCAGGTGATTTACTCCGGACAAAAGATTGGAATTTTCTGGCCCATCCATAGTAACTCGAAAGAGTCTTTGCAGAATAATGACGAACCCGTATCTCTTCCCTCAGCTTTGTCAGTTCATCCTTCCATGACGATGCTTCAGGCTGAGTGGCAGATGAAGGCTGAGTGGCAGATGAAGGCTGAGTGCTGGAAGTTTTAGGCTCCCCGGCAGATAATGGCAGGGCATCTTTTGCTGCCCCTGCCATTCGGTAATACAAACGAACGACTTCTGACGCCTCTTTGATCTGAAAAGTTTGTTGTCCTTTATCTTTTAGCTTTTCGGTAAATAACCCAAGGCTCAGTTCATCAAGGTATCCATGCCTGTATTTGTGACAAAAATCGAGATAATAGAGCAACCATCTGCGATACTCAGCATGACGTCTAACATCTACGGCCTCCCGCTCCAGCCAAGAGTCGAATTTGTCTAAAAGTGCCTTAGGCAGCGTGATCATCAATGATATCCCCTTTCCTGATAATCCTGAATGGAATGTGATATCCATAAAGACAATTAACACGCTTTGTCTTGATATTATAGGTTTTTGTGTTGATTCTAATGTTTTGCGTGTAATATTATCGTTTTTGGGTGCTCATTTTCAGTGATGCGAAAATGAGATATCAAGAAACTAACTAATAACTTGTTAGGCACTAGGAACGAAATTCATGCCGATAAATGAAGTTACCGTCTTATACTCGTTGATTGCCTTCTTGTTTGGTTTGTTGGTCAAGTCATTTTTTCCTAATTATATAAAGAAGAAAGCCGAGAACCTTGCTACCAAAGAAGATATCGAAGCGATTACAACGAAAATAGAGTCCGTGAAATCTGCGATAGCTTTAAATGCAGATGCACACAAATCATACATATCAGAACGTAAAAATTACCTAATTTCATTTTATGACGATATATCGGAGTTTAATTACGAATATATGGCTGTAAATTTTGGAGATTTTCCTTTTGACAGCGGAAAATCTCTGTATGAGTATCAACAAAATGTTTATAAATCTGTCGCTGAAATCGTTAAGGCGTACCAGAGACTTGTAATCTACATGCCTCGTGATTCAAAGATACTGTCTATTTCTCACGATATTACAAACAATGTAATAGAGTCACGCTCCGTTATAAAAAGTAAGTTTGGGTCAATAAAAACTACAGTAATCGAAGAAGAAGAAGCATATAAAGAATATAAGCTTTTGGGGAGTGTCGATAAATCTCGCTATGAAGCAGCGGTTGAGTCTGCAGACAAAGCAAACAGCGAATATTGGGAACAAATGAAGCCTCTTGCTGATATGTTTAGAATAAAATACCAAGAGTATTTAACTGAATTAAATTATTACTTAGCAGAATCAGAAATTAA
Protein-coding sequences here:
- a CDS encoding site-specific integrase, which produces MITLPKALLDKFDSWLEREAVDVRRHAEYRRWLLYYLDFCHKYRHGYLDELSLGLFTEKLKDKGQQTFQIKEASEVVRLYYRMAGAAKDALPLSAGEPKTSSTQPSSATQPSSATQPEASSWKDELTKLREEIRVRHYSAKTLSSYYGWARKFQSFVRSKSPALLDSDDVKRYMTWLAMERDVAASTQNQAFNALLFFY